One genomic segment of Heptranchias perlo isolate sHepPer1 chromosome 3, sHepPer1.hap1, whole genome shotgun sequence includes these proteins:
- the LOC137307726 gene encoding histone H3, which produces MARTKQTARKSTGGKAPRKQLATKAARKSAPATGGVKKPHRYRPGTVALREIRRYQKSTELLIRKLPFQRLVREIAQDFKTDLRFQSSAVMALQEASEAYLVGLFEDTNLCAIHAKRVTIMPKDIQLARRIRGERA; this is translated from the coding sequence atggccaggaccaagcagacagcgcgCAAATCGACCGGagggaaagctcctcgcaaacagctGGCTACCAAAGCGGCccggaagagcgctccagccacgggcggagtgaagaagcctcatcgctacagacccggtacagtggctctgagggagatccgccgctaccagaaatccaccgagctgctcatccgcaaactgcccttccagcgcctggtgcgagagatcgctcaggatttcaagacagacctgcgcttccagagttCGGCCGTCATGGCcttgcaggaggccagcgaggcttacctggtggggctgtttgaggacaccaacctgtgcgccattcacgccaagcgagtcaccattaTGCCCAAAGACATACAGCTGGcgcgccgcatccgcggggagcgcgcctaa